In one Pseudanabaenaceae cyanobacterium SKYG29 genomic region, the following are encoded:
- a CDS encoding NAD(P)/FAD-dependent oxidoreductase → MKLSSKNLHERTDVLYDAIVAGGGAGGLSAAIYLARYGLKCLVIEKGRGRSFWMQELRNYFGVDPTTPGRKLQKHGMETALSWGADYLMGYVEDVADRGDHLEVKVKVGKQNSIYPVFKAKYLVAATGIIDILPQLEDMQNVYDYAGYTLHVCMICDGFDMWDQKAILIVAKESQIEAAFVLSWFTPYITVLTHGLFTVSEEMKQKLKEHGYPLIETPIARFLGENHQLQGVEFVDGTRIECTTGLINMGSKYHNHYLKGIPELTWDGENLVTDEFCQTTHPRIFAVGDLKKGLNQVSIAVADGTLAATKIWRNIRRSTPPRKWLENIPA, encoded by the coding sequence ATGAAACTCTCCAGTAAAAATCTCCATGAGCGCACGGATGTTCTCTATGATGCCATCGTAGCAGGCGGTGGGGCAGGGGGTCTCTCTGCTGCTATTTATCTGGCGCGTTATGGCTTGAAGTGCCTTGTGATTGAGAAGGGCAGGGGGCGTTCTTTCTGGATGCAGGAATTACGTAACTATTTTGGTGTTGACCCCACTACTCCAGGAAGAAAACTGCAAAAACATGGCATGGAAACCGCCCTCTCCTGGGGAGCGGACTACCTTATGGGGTACGTAGAGGATGTAGCCGATCGGGGTGACCACCTAGAAGTGAAGGTAAAGGTAGGCAAGCAAAACAGTATCTATCCTGTGTTCAAAGCTAAGTACTTGGTAGCAGCTACAGGGATTATTGACATCCTGCCTCAGCTAGAAGACATGCAAAACGTCTATGATTACGCGGGTTACACGCTGCACGTGTGCATGATCTGTGATGGCTTTGACATGTGGGACCAGAAAGCGATCTTGATCGTGGCTAAGGAATCGCAAATAGAGGCAGCTTTTGTCCTTAGTTGGTTCACACCCTACATTACCGTCCTCACCCATGGTCTATTTACGGTCAGTGAGGAGATGAAACAAAAGTTGAAAGAGCATGGCTATCCCCTCATTGAAACCCCGATCGCCCGTTTTTTGGGGGAAAATCACCAGTTGCAGGGGGTAGAGTTTGTTGATGGCACGCGCATTGAATGCACAACGGGGTTGATCAACATGGGATCGAAGTATCACAACCACTATCTCAAGGGTATTCCTGAGTTGACCTGGGACGGGGAGAATCTAGTAACCGATGAATTCTGTCAGACTACTCACCCCCGTATCTTTGCCGTTGGCGATTTGAAAAAAGGATTAAATCAGGTCTCGATCGCTGTTGCCGATGGCACCCTAGCTGCTACCAAGATTTGGCGGAACATTCGCCGCAGTACTCCACCGCGCAAGTGGTTGGAAAATATCCCTGCCTAA